From a region of the Malania oleifera isolate guangnan ecotype guangnan chromosome 12, ASM2987363v1, whole genome shotgun sequence genome:
- the LOC131144534 gene encoding large ribosomal subunit protein uL15x yields the protein MTTRFKKNRKKRGHVSAGHGRIGKHRKHPGGRGNAGGMHHHRILFDKYHPGYFGKVGMRYFHKLRNKFYCPIVNIDKLWSLVPQHVKDKATPENVPLLDVSQFGYFKVLGKGVLPSSQPIVVKAKLVSKTAEKKIKEAGGAVVLTA from the coding sequence ATGACGACCCGTTTCAAGAAGAACAGGAAGAAGAGAGGCCACGTGAGCGCTGGCCACGGCCGCATCGGGAAGCACCGGAAGCACCCAGGCGGGCGGGGAAACGCCGGAGGCATGCACCACCACCGTATCCTATTCGACAAGTATCATCCCGGTTACTTCGGCAAGGTGGGCATGCGCTACTTCCACAAGCTTCGGAACAAGTTCTACTGCCCTATCGTCAACATCGACAAGCTCTGGTCTCTGGTGCCTCAGCATGTCAAGGACAAGGCAACCCCCGAGAATGTTCCTCTGCTTGACGTGAGCCAGTTCGGGTACTTCAAAGTTTTGGGTAAGGGAGTGTTGCCATCTTCTCAGCCTATTGTCGTTAAGGCCAAGCTCGTCTCGAAGACAGCGGAGAAGAAGATTAAGGAAGCTGGTGGTGCAGTCGTTCTCACTGCTTAG